A part of Flavobacteriaceae bacterium GSB9 genomic DNA contains:
- a CDS encoding heavy-metal-associated domain-containing protein yields MSLLSENVIPGHHGKIFETDATKDDSDKLETIKKFILKIPGVKKVFIDTQKFPVQIAVYTSAMVKVDDIENAVKKTGHHAIPKGLFKL; encoded by the coding sequence ATGAGTTTGCTTTCTGAAAATGTAATACCTGGACACCACGGTAAAATTTTTGAAACCGACGCTACAAAAGACGACAGCGACAAATTGGAGACCATAAAGAAATTTATTCTGAAAATACCTGGAGTGAAAAAAGTATTTATCGACACCCAGAAGTTTCCGGTACAGATAGCTGTATATACCTCTGCCATGGTTAAGGTTGACGATATTGAAAACGCCGTAAAAAAAACGGGGCACCATGCCATCCCTAAAGGGCTATTTAAACTTTAA
- the rplS gene encoding 50S ribosomal protein L19, which produces MESLVKFVQDEFVTKKELPDFSAGDTITVYYEIKEGNKTRTQFFRGTVIQRRGTGASETFTIRKMSGSIGVERIFPVNLPALQKVEVNKRGKVRRARIYYFRGLTGKKARIKEARR; this is translated from the coding sequence ATGGAATCTTTAGTAAAATTTGTACAAGACGAATTTGTAACAAAAAAAGAATTGCCTGATTTTTCGGCTGGTGACACCATCACGGTTTACTACGAAATTAAAGAGGGCAACAAAACACGTACCCAGTTTTTTAGAGGTACCGTAATACAGCGAAGAGGTACTGGAGCTTCAGAAACCTTTACGATTAGAAAGATGTCAGGTTCAATCGGCGTTGAGCGTATCTTCCCCGTAAACCTTCCTGCATTGCAAAAAGTTGAAGTTAACAAGCGTGGTAAAGTACGTAGAGCAAGAATCTACTACTTTAGAGGTCTTACTGGTAAAAAAGCCAGAATTAAAGAAGCGAGACGCTAA
- the trmD gene encoding tRNA (guanosine(37)-N1)-methyltransferase TrmD, translating into MRIDIITVLPELLKSPFTASILKRAIEANLVEVHFHNLRDYTTDNYKSVDDTQFGGGAGMVMMVEPIDKCISTLKAERHYDEVIYMTPDGETLNQGIANQLSLKENIIILCGHYKGVDQRVRDHLVTREISIGDYVLSGGELGAAVLCDAVIRLIPGVLGNETSALTDSFQDNLLAPPIYTKPREYKGWKVPELLFSGNLPKIEKWREEQAYIRTKERRPDLLED; encoded by the coding sequence ATGCGTATTGATATTATTACCGTTTTACCCGAATTACTTAAAAGCCCGTTTACAGCCTCCATTTTAAAACGCGCCATTGAAGCCAATTTAGTGGAAGTACACTTCCACAACCTAAGAGATTATACTACCGATAATTACAAATCGGTTGACGATACCCAATTTGGTGGTGGCGCAGGTATGGTGATGATGGTAGAGCCCATTGATAAATGTATTTCTACCTTAAAAGCCGAACGTCATTATGACGAGGTTATCTACATGACACCAGATGGCGAAACCCTTAATCAAGGTATAGCCAATCAATTATCACTAAAAGAAAATATTATCATCTTGTGCGGCCATTATAAGGGTGTAGACCAACGGGTGCGCGACCATCTGGTAACCCGCGAAATATCTATTGGTGATTATGTACTATCCGGTGGTGAACTAGGCGCTGCCGTACTGTGCGATGCGGTTATTCGATTAATTCCGGGCGTGCTGGGCAACGAAACCTCAGCCCTAACCGATTCATTTCAAGATAATTTATTAGCACCCCCCATTTACACCAAACCCCGCGAATATAAGGGGTGGAAAGTCCCCGAGTTGTTATTTAGCGGCAATTTACCCAAAATAGAAAAATGGCGCGAAGAACAAGCGTATATCAGAACCAAAGAGCGACGGCCAGATTTACTTGAAGATTAA
- a CDS encoding APC family permease, whose protein sequence is MSEKISLKDAISIGIGGMVGGGIFAVLGLAVSLAKGGTPIAFLFAGIIALLTAYSYAKLSKKYPENGGTVKFIHQQYGNGIFAGGVNNLLWISYIVMLALYASAFGSYGLELISISGQKEVDVKILQTSIIIFALLINYMSVKLVSDIESVAVVVKLIILIAFIAIGFYGFSSHTENLTQLLPEHWESPLLLLSGGMVIFVAYEGFELIANSISDLRNKEKNTEKAYFGAVGFVVVLYILIAIVTVGSLPFSEIANAQDYVLAKASEPILGHIGFTIITVTALISTFSAINATVLGSSRVNYDIAQDQELPEYFCHKFWGKPVGMVITAILSAALVNLFNLQSISTAGSAGFLLIFCIVNFIGYKKFKVLHSNKWIHITASFLCFAAFITLIVQQYQDNKTGVLVAIGIIVFAFILEATYKKWPSTKTSNK, encoded by the coding sequence ATGAGTGAAAAAATAAGTTTGAAAGATGCCATTTCAATTGGAATCGGCGGCATGGTTGGTGGTGGTATATTTGCAGTTTTGGGTTTGGCGGTGTCGCTAGCCAAAGGTGGTACCCCAATAGCGTTTCTTTTTGCTGGCATCATTGCGCTTTTAACGGCCTATTCTTACGCGAAGTTATCAAAGAAATATCCCGAAAATGGGGGCACCGTTAAATTTATACACCAACAATATGGCAATGGCATTTTTGCTGGTGGCGTAAACAATTTATTGTGGATAAGCTATATAGTTATGTTGGCGCTTTATGCGTCTGCCTTTGGTTCTTATGGCCTTGAATTGATTTCAATAAGTGGCCAAAAGGAAGTAGACGTTAAAATTCTACAGACCTCGATAATTATTTTCGCTTTGCTCATAAACTACATGAGCGTTAAACTTGTAAGCGATATAGAATCCGTAGCCGTTGTAGTTAAGCTTATTATCTTAATTGCTTTTATTGCAATAGGGTTTTATGGTTTTTCCTCACATACCGAAAACCTTACGCAACTCTTACCAGAACATTGGGAAAGTCCTTTATTGTTGCTTTCAGGAGGCATGGTTATTTTTGTTGCCTATGAAGGTTTCGAGCTTATTGCCAATTCCATTTCAGATTTAAGAAACAAGGAAAAAAACACTGAAAAAGCCTATTTTGGTGCTGTGGGTTTTGTTGTGGTGTTGTACATATTAATTGCAATTGTTACCGTAGGCTCCTTGCCTTTTTCTGAAATAGCTAACGCCCAAGATTACGTTCTAGCAAAAGCTTCCGAACCTATTTTAGGCCACATCGGATTTACCATTATCACCGTTACAGCATTAATATCTACATTTTCGGCAATAAACGCAACTGTATTGGGCAGTAGTCGGGTCAACTATGATATAGCCCAAGACCAAGAACTCCCAGAATATTTTTGCCATAAATTTTGGGGCAAACCAGTTGGTATGGTTATAACCGCTATTTTATCGGCCGCGTTGGTAAATCTATTTAATCTGCAAAGTATATCAACAGCGGGCAGTGCTGGCTTTTTATTAATTTTTTGCATTGTAAATTTTATTGGTTATAAAAAATTTAAAGTACTACACTCCAATAAATGGATTCACATTACAGCTAGCTTTCTTTGTTTTGCAGCTTTTATAACACTTATAGTCCAGCAATACCAAGATAATAAGACCGGTGTATTAGTTGCTATCGGAATAATAGTGTTTGCATTTATTCTTGAGGCCACATACAAAAAATGGCCGTCAACAAAAACGTCTAATAAGTAA